Proteins co-encoded in one Ananas comosus cultivar F153 linkage group 15, ASM154086v1, whole genome shotgun sequence genomic window:
- the LOC109720919 gene encoding pentatricopeptide repeat-containing protein At2g01390 codes for MPPPPPPPPPQFLFPSQARSMATTTLLYHSRPLPSRKPRRKKPSPKPPPPPPATYMRDTIHKVSSILRYSPWDLALPQLRSLPIKWDSFTVNRVLKTHPPMAKSYLFFRWAGYLPGFKHDRFTYTTMLDIFGEAGRIESARAVWAEMEAQGIAPDAAAFTSMMHWLAKAGDLDGAVRAWGEMRRRRGAECRPTVVSHTAFMKVLFDHGRPEEAGEVYREMIEMGLRPTCHTYTVLMEYLAGAGKFEAALQIMDEMQEAGIQPDKAACNILVQKCSKAGETSAMNQVLQYMKEHFIVLRRPTFLEALEALKNNGESDCLLREVNPHLSLEGIDNDIDINNSNSYSIIDRGIVLYLLSTRNWIALEHILGETACRDINIDPHILSEVTQDSCTNNRPSCALAVFQYCLRMRKELAASAYACLLGFFVRNSSFHTVLEIVEEMSKAGHNLGVYLTSVLIYKLGCAGLSSYAERVFNSFLMEHNVVTYTALMDAYFRAGKVDKGVELYSRMKSQGISLSSGSYVVLINGLEKAGRIHDAEICRKEKRRLEWKDRSQEEIVPDEILCNCLFGGDNG; via the exons atgccaccaccaccaccaccaccaccaccacaattTCTCTTCCCCTCTCAAGCTCGATCCATGGCGACCACCACCCTCCTCTACCACAGCCGCCCCCTCCCTTCCAGGAAGCCCCGCCGCAAAAAACCCTCACCAaaaccccctcctcctccccccgccACCTACATGCGCGACACCATCCACAAGGTTTCCTCCATCCTTCGCTACTCCCCCTGGGACCTGGCCCTTCCGCAGCTCCGCTCCCTCCCCATCAAATGGGACTCCTTTACCGTGAACCGCGTACTCAAGACCCACCCTCCCATGGCGAAATCCTACCTCTTCTTCCGCTGGGCCGGGTACCTCCCCGGATTCAAGCACGACCGCTTCACCTATACCACCATGCTCGACATCTTCGGCGAGGCGGGGCGGATCGAGTCCGCGCGGGCCGTGTGGGCGGAGATGGAGGCGCAGGGGATCGCCCCCGACGCCGCCGCGTTCACCTCGATGATGCACTGGCTCGCCAAAGCCGGGGACTTGGACGGGGCCGTGAGGGCGTGGGGGGAGATGAGGCGGCGGAGAGGCGCTGAGTGTCGACCCACGGTTGTGTCGCATACGGCGTTCATGAAGGTGCTGTTCGACCATGGCCGCCCCGAGGAGGCCGGGGAGGTTTACAGGGAAATGATTGAAATGGGGCTGAGGCCGACATGCCACACCTATACCGTGCTCATGGAGTACCTCGCGGGTGCTG GTAAATTTGAAGCTGCTCTTCAAATAATGGATGAAATGCAGGAAGCAGGAATCCAACCTGACAAAGCAGCATGTAATATTCTTGTCCAGAAATGCTCGAAAGCTGGTGAAACATCAGCGATGAATCAAGTTCTCCAGTACATGAAGGAACACTTTATAGTTCTTCGCCGTCCAACATTTTTGGAAGCATTAGAAGCTTTAAAAAACAATGGCGAGAGTGATTGCCTCCTTCGAGAAGTAAACCCTCACCTCTCGCTCGAAGGCATTGACAACGATATTGACATTAATAATAGTAATTCTTATTCTATTATTGATAGGGGTATTGTTCTATATCTTTTGTCTACGAGGAACTGGATTGCGCTAGAACATATATTAGGCGAGACAGCATGTCGTGATATAAATATTGATCCCCATATTCTTTCGGAAGTTACCCAAGATAGCTGTACAAATAATAGACCATCTTGCGCACTAGCAGTATTTCAGTATTGTTTAAGAATGAGGAAAGAGCTTGCAGCATCTGCATACGCGTGCCTTCTTGGTTTCTTTGTAAGGAATTCTTCATTTCATACTGTCTTGGAGATAGTTGAAGAAATGTCAAAAGCAGGGCATAATCTTGGAGTGTATCTAACTTCAGTGTTAATATACAAGCTTGGCTGTGCTGGGCTTTCTTCTTATGCTGAAAGGGTCTTTAACTCTTTTCTCATGGAACACAATGTTGTTACCTATACTGCACTAATGGATGCTTATTTTCGAGCTGGTAAAGTTGATAAAGGAGTTGAGCTATACTCGAGAATGAAAAGTCAAGGAATTTCTCTCTCATCCGGCTCATATGTTGTACTTATAAATGGCTTAGAGAAGGCTGGGAGAATACATGATGCAGAAATTTGTAGGAAAGAGAAGCGGAGGTTAGAGTGGAAAGATCGTTCTCAAGAAGAGATTGTACCCGATGAGATTTTGTGTAACTGTCTCTTTGGCGGAGATAATGGATAG
- the LOC109720946 gene encoding uncharacterized protein LOC109720946: protein MLEAVDRGMNGGFAPMQHSCGESSEEELSVLPRHTKVVVTGNNRTKSVLVGLQGVVKKAVGLGGWHWLVLTNGIEVKLQRNALSVIEAPTGNEDDHELECDNMQWNISDLASDDTQLQKPQRSRSRHHKGAGHKSLSRSHSCDSQSKSSVSSSRVTTKVDLSKLETRALWRYWHHFNLDSIPNPSKEQLIDAVQRHFMSQQLDELQVIVGFVQAAKRLKTVCN, encoded by the exons atgCTAGAGGCCGTTGATCGGGGAATGAACGGCGGATTCGCGCCGATGCAGCATAGCTGCGGTGAGAGTAGCGAGGAGGAGCTCTCGGTGCTCCCGCGCCACACGAAGGTGGTGGTCACGGGGAACAATCGCACCAAATCGGTTCTCGTTGGCCTCCAGGGCGTGGTCAAGAAGGCCGTTGGGCTCGGGGGTTGGCATTGGCTG GTTCTGACGAATGGCATAGAGGTGAAACTGCAAAGGAATGCCCTTAGTGTGATTGAAGCCCCCACTGGTAATGAGGATGATCATGAGCTTGAATGCGATAATATGCAATGGAATATTTCAGATTTGG CATCAGATGACACACAATTGCAAAAGCCTCAAAGGTCCAGAAGCAGGCATCATAAGGGAGCTGGACACAAATCCTTGAGTCGGTCCCATTCTTGTGATTCTCAGTCCAAGAGTTCTGTTTCATCCTCCAGGGTTACCACG AAAGTTGATCTCAGCAAGCTCGAAACCAGAGCATTGTGGAGATATTGGCATCATTTTAACCTC GATTCCATTCCTAACCCCTCTAAGGAGCAGTTAATTGATGCTGTCCAGAGGCACTTCATGTCGCAG CAATTGGATGAGTTGCAGGTAATAGTGGGCTTTGTGCAGGCCGCGAAGAGGCTGAAGACCGTCTGCAACTAA